A DNA window from Vigna unguiculata cultivar IT97K-499-35 chromosome 10, ASM411807v1, whole genome shotgun sequence contains the following coding sequences:
- the LOC114166181 gene encoding protein CURVATURE THYLAKOID 1B, chloroplastic-like, whose protein sequence is MASTSSALTISSSSTLFDGKAPRNSPPLSPQCVTLPLPNFHSQNRSWKTSAYNGKIARNVMAMATGEAPAEASSTEVPEIVKTLQETWDKVDDKYAVSSLALIGVIALWGSVGLISAIDRLPLIPGILEIVGIGYTGWFVYKNIVFKPDREKLTQKVKETYNEILGSNELP, encoded by the exons ATGGCCTCAACCTCTTCTGCTCTAACTATATCCTCTTCTTCCACACTTTTTGATGGCAAGGCTCCAAGAAACTCACCACCTCTTTCTCCACAATGTGTGACCCTTCCTCTTCCCAATTTCCACTCTCAAAACCGTTCATGGAAGACCTCTGCTTATA ATGGGAAGATTGCTCGAAATGTTATGGCAATGGCCACAGGGGAGGCACCAGCTGAAGCTTCCTCAACCGAGGTGCCAGAGATTGTCAAGACTCTTCAAGAAACT TGGGACAAAGTTGATGATAAGTATGCAGTGAGTTCACTGGCCCTGATTGGTGTGATTGCATTGTGGGGCTCAGTTGGGTTGATTTCA GCAATTGATAGGCTTCCTTTGATTCCTGGGATTCTTGAGATTGTAGGCATTGGTTACACTGGG TGGTTCGTATATAAGAACATAGTTTTCAAGCCAGACAG GGAAAAATTGACACAGAAAGTAAAAGAAACATACAATGAAATACTGGGGAGCAATGAGTTGCCGTAG
- the LOC114165936 gene encoding anthranilate N-methyltransferase-like, with product MAPSEETNIVEAMQLKHVEEEQDGLFFALNMVSSATFPLAVKTANELGIFDIMAKEGEGAKLSAQDITEKLGIKNPQAPTMLDRILRLLASHSMLSSCLGEEGQNSGKRLYSLTYASKYFVSDADGVSFGASLNLILGKVCLDSWTELKGAIAEGGIAFNRVHGMNAFEYSAVDPTYNDVFNKAMFNITTIITNRVLELYDGFKNINRLVDVGGGLGINLKLITSKYPNLQGVNFDLPHVIEHAPTYPGVEHVAGDMFESVPNGDAIFMKWILHDWGDEECVKLLKNCYKAIPSDGKVIVVDLIVPALPESTVIARNGYQADILMMAQNPGGKERTQNEFMELALSSGFSGITFVCFVSGFWVMEFYK from the exons ATGGCTCCATCAGAGGAAACCAATATCGTTGAAGCCATGCAACTCAAGCACGTGGAAGAAGAGCAAGATGGTCTCTTCTTTGCCCTGAACATGGTGTCTAGTGCGACGTTCCCTCTTGCGGTTAAGACAGCGAATGAGCTTGGTATCTTTGACATCATGGCCAAAGAAGGTGAAGGTGCAAAGCTCTCAGCACAAGATATTACAGAAAAACTTGGCATAAAGAACCCACAAGCACCAACTATGTTGGATCGGATTCTGAGGCTGTTGGCCAGTCACTCCATGCTATCTTCGTGTCTTGGTGAAGAAGGCCAAAATTCTGGGAAGAGACTCTATAGCCTCACCTATGCTTCCAAGTACTTTGTTTCTGATGCTGATGGTGTTTCATTTGGAGCTTCCTTGAACTTGATTCTTGGCAAGGTCTGCTTGGATAGCTG GACTGAACTGAAAGGAGCCATCGCGGAAGGTGGCATAGCATTCAACAGGGTTCATGGGATGAATGCATTTGAGTATTCAGCGGTGGATCCTACGTACAATGATGTTTTCAACAAAGCCATGTTCAACATTACCACCATAATCACAAATAGGGTTCTTGAGCTCTACGATGGTTTCAAGAACATTAACAGGCTGGTGGATGTTGGTGGTGGTCTTGGGATCAATCTCAAACTAATCACTTCAAAATATCCCAATCTTCAAGGTGTTAACTTTGACTTGCCACACGTCATAGAACATGCCCCTACCTACCCTG GTGTGGAACATGTAGCAGGAGATATGTTTGAGAGTGTTCCTAATGGAGACGCCATTTTTATGAAG TGGATACTTCACGATTGGGGTGATGAAGAGTGTGTGAAGTTGCTGAAGAACTGCTACAAAGCTATTCCCAGTGATGGAAAAGTGATTGTTGTGGATTTGATTGTTCCTGCTTTGCCTGAAAGTACAGTTATTGCGAGGAATGGTTACCAAGCTGACATATTGATGATGGCTCAAAACCCAGGAGGGAAAGAGAGAACCCAAAATGAGTTCATGGAATTGGCATTATCTTCTGGTTTCAGTGGCATCACATTCGTCTGTTTTGTCTCTGGCTTCTGGGTTATGGAGTTTTACAAGTAG
- the LOC114166549 gene encoding anthranilate N-methyltransferase-like — protein MEEEQSFTYAMQLVNTSVLSMAMYTVTELGIFDIIAKEGVGAKLSAKDIAEKLPCKNSEAATMLDRILRLLACHSVIHCTVVADEHGSHPQLKRLYGMNPVAKYFTSIHGAGSLGPFMRLSHDKASLRSWYQLKDAILEGGIPFNRAHGKHLFEYSDMNSSFNNLFTATMNNRATLIMNKIVESYKGFEKMNKLVDVGGGHGVSLNIITSKYPHIKGVNFDLPHVIQHASPYPGVEHVEGDMFESVPKGDDIFMMCVLHDWSDEMCLKVLRNCYDAIGSDGKVIVVDGVHPFEPKTTCAAKNMSQFDVLMMTTNPGGKERSEEEFMALAKGAGFRGIRYTCSVCDLWVMEFFK, from the exons ATGGAAGAAGAACAAAGCTTCACTTACGCCATGCAGCTGGTGAACACTAGTGTGCTATCCATGGCCATGTACACGGTCACAGAGCTTGGCATTTTTGACATCATAGCCAAAGAAGGTGTGGGTGCCAAACTATCTGCAAAAGACATTGCAGAAAAGCTTCCATGCAAGAACTCAGAAGCAGCCACAATGCTCGATCGTATTCTGAGGCTCCTTGCATGTCACTCTGTCATTCACTGCACCGTGGTTGCCGATGAACATGGTTCTCATCCGCAACTGAAGAGGCTCTATGGCATGAACCCTGTGGCCAAATACTTTACTTCCATTCATGGTGCTGGCTCTTTAGGCCCTTTCATGAGACTGTCTCATGACAAGGCCTCGCTTCGCAGCTG GTACCAACTAAAAGATGCAATTCTGGAAGGAGGAATTCCATTCAACAGGGCCCATGGCAAACACTTGTTTGAATATTCTGATATGAACTCAAGCTTCAACAATCTTTTTACAGCGACAATGAACAACCGTGCAACTTTAATAATGAATAAGATTGTGGAATCCTACAAAGGGTTTGAGAAGATGAATAAGTTGGTTGATGTTGGAGGTGGCCATGGAGTCTCTCTTAACATAATAACTTCAAAATACCCTCACATTAAGGGCGTCAACTTTGACCTGCCTCATGTCATCCAACATGCCTCTCCCTATCCTG GAGTGGAGCATGTGGAAGGAGATATGTTTGAAAGTGTGCCGAAAGGAGATGACATTTTTATGATG TGTGTGCTTCATGATTGGAGcgatgaaatgtgcttgaaggTGTTGAGGAACTGCTATGATGCAATTGGTAGTGATGGAAAGGTGATTGTGGTGGACGGAGTTCATCCATTTGAACCAAAGACAACATGTGCAGCAAAGAACATGTCCCAATTTGATGTGCTGATGATGACTACAAACCCAGGTGGGAAGGAACGAAGTGAAGAGGAATTCATGGCATTGGCAAAAGGAGCTGGATTCAGAGGAATTAGATACACATGCTCTGTCTGTGACTTATGGGTTATGGAGTTTTTCAAGTAG